Proteins encoded by one window of Micromonospora coxensis:
- a CDS encoding MazG-like family protein translates to MDELIWDTVRASCGWLDAANGTGQAELTCRILKLTEEAGEVAGAWIGLVGQNPRKGVTHTREEVAAELADVVFTALVAIESLGLDARTVVTACADKVRSRIT, encoded by the coding sequence ATGGACGAGTTGATCTGGGACACGGTCCGTGCCTCGTGCGGCTGGCTGGACGCCGCCAACGGCACCGGGCAGGCCGAGCTGACCTGCCGGATCCTCAAGCTCACCGAGGAGGCGGGGGAGGTCGCCGGCGCGTGGATCGGCCTGGTCGGCCAGAACCCACGCAAGGGGGTGACGCACACCCGCGAGGAGGTCGCCGCCGAACTCGCCGACGTCGTGTTCACCGCCCTGGTGGCCATCGAGAGCCTCGGCCTGGACGCCCGGACCGTCGTCACCGCCTGCGCCGACAAGGTCCGCTCCCGCATCACCTGA
- the gdhA gene encoding NADP-specific glutamate dehydrogenase, with translation MPEAPESVYASVVARNPGEPEFHQAVREVLESIGPALARHPEYAKARIIERICEPERQIIFRVPWEDDHGRVRVNRGFRVEFNSALGPFKGGLRFHPSVYLGIVKFLGFEQIFKNALTGLPIGGGKGGADFDPKGRSDREVMRFCQSFMTELYRHIGEQTDVPAGDIGVGSREIGYLFGQYKRITNRYESGVLTGKGLSYGGAQVRTEATGYGAVFFAEEMLKQTGDSLDGKRVVVSGSGNVATYAIEKVHQLGGTVVACSDSDGYVLDEKGIDLELLRELKELRRARLDDYVRHVPHAVAVSGRTVWEVPCDLAIPCATQNEIGGAEAASLVAGGCVAVVEGANMPTTPEAVRILGRAGVRFAPGKAANAGGVAVSALEMQQNASRDSWTFVQSEQRLRETMRDIHARCWATAEEYGLPGDYVAGANINGFRRVAEAMLAHGLV, from the coding sequence ATGCCGGAGGCCCCGGAGTCGGTGTACGCCAGTGTGGTCGCTCGGAACCCGGGCGAGCCGGAGTTCCACCAGGCGGTACGGGAGGTGCTGGAGAGCATCGGCCCGGCGCTGGCCCGTCACCCCGAGTACGCGAAGGCGCGGATCATCGAGCGGATCTGCGAGCCGGAGCGGCAGATCATCTTCCGGGTGCCGTGGGAGGACGACCACGGTCGGGTCCGGGTCAACCGGGGCTTCCGGGTGGAGTTCAACAGCGCGCTCGGTCCGTTCAAGGGTGGCCTGCGCTTCCACCCGTCGGTGTACCTGGGGATCGTGAAGTTCCTCGGCTTCGAGCAGATCTTCAAGAACGCCCTCACCGGTCTGCCGATCGGCGGCGGCAAGGGCGGCGCGGACTTCGACCCGAAGGGCCGCTCGGACCGCGAGGTGATGCGCTTCTGCCAGAGCTTCATGACCGAGCTGTACCGGCACATCGGCGAGCAGACCGACGTCCCGGCCGGGGACATCGGGGTGGGCAGCCGGGAGATCGGCTACCTGTTCGGGCAGTACAAGCGGATCACCAACCGGTACGAGTCGGGGGTGCTGACCGGCAAGGGCCTGTCGTACGGGGGCGCGCAGGTGCGCACCGAGGCGACCGGGTACGGCGCGGTGTTCTTCGCCGAGGAGATGCTCAAGCAGACCGGGGACAGCCTCGACGGCAAGCGGGTGGTGGTCTCCGGGTCGGGCAACGTCGCCACGTACGCCATCGAGAAGGTGCACCAGCTCGGCGGGACGGTGGTGGCCTGCTCGGACTCCGACGGGTACGTGCTGGACGAGAAGGGCATCGACCTGGAGCTGCTGCGGGAGCTGAAGGAGCTGCGGCGCGCCCGCCTCGACGACTACGTGCGGCACGTGCCGCACGCGGTGGCGGTCTCCGGTCGTACCGTCTGGGAGGTCCCCTGCGACCTGGCCATCCCCTGCGCGACGCAGAACGAGATCGGCGGGGCGGAGGCCGCGTCGCTGGTGGCCGGCGGCTGCGTCGCGGTGGTGGAGGGGGCGAACATGCCGACCACGCCGGAGGCGGTGCGCATCCTCGGCCGGGCCGGGGTGCGGTTCGCCCCGGGCAAGGCGGCCAACGCCGGCGGGGTGGCGGTGAGCGCGCTGGAGATGCAGCAGAACGCCAGCCGCGACTCGTGGACCTTCGTCCAGTCGGAACAGCGGCTGCGGGAGACGATGCGCGACATCCACGCCCGCTGCTGGGCCACCGCCGAGGAGTACGGCCTGCCGGGCGACTACGTGGCCGGCGCGAACATCAACGGCTTCCGCCGGGTGGCCGAGGCGATGCTCGCGCACGGGCTGGTCTGA